The proteins below are encoded in one region of Apium graveolens cultivar Ventura chromosome 4, ASM990537v1, whole genome shotgun sequence:
- the LOC141716946 gene encoding uncharacterized protein LOC141716946: MDGENQNNNENQGNNDEGGNVFDQLAETLAVLVNQQPKPNIVSQFKRLNPPTFDGATDPAIVEMWIQEMEKAFGLLGSNEEQKVTLAVYQLQGSAYDWWLMEKRKNETTNLEENHEPYTWAKFKKALEDKYFPRTVRLQKERDFIRLQQGGRTVIEYEAEFAKLAKYASTLVADESSRARRLEEGLRSDIRNSVASFELQTYEAVLNKALLE, from the exons ATGGATGGAGAAAATCAGAACAACAATGAAAATCAGGGCAATAATGATGAAGGAGGAAACGTCTTTGACCAGCTGGCTGAAACTCTAGCTGTACTTGTGAATCAGCAACCGAAGCCCAACATCGTCTCTCAATTCAAGCGTTTGAACCCGCCAACTTTTGATGGAGCTACAGACCCGGCTATCGTTGAGATGTGGATCcaagagatggaaaaagctttcGGACTTCTGGGGAGCAATGAGGAACAGAAGGTGACCTTAGCTGTGTACCAATTGCAAGGAAGCGCTTACGACTGGTGGCTTATGGAAAAGAGGAAGAATGAGACGACAAATCTTGAAGAAAATCATGAACCGTACACTTGGGCAAAGTTCAAGAAGGCTTTAGAGGACAAGTACTTTCCGAGAACAGTTCGTCTGCAGAAAGAGAGGGACTTCATTCGACTTCAACAAGGTGGAAGAACCGTCATTGAATACGAAGCAGAATTTGCAAAGCTTGCGAAGTACGCGTCGACCCTAGTAGCAGATGAGAGCAGTCGAGCACGAAGATTAGAGGAGGGACTTCGAAGTGACATCAGGAATTCAGTGGCGTCGTTTGAACTTCAGACGTACGAGGCTGTCCTCAACAAGGCGTTA TTGGAATAA